A single Macaca mulatta isolate MMU2019108-1 chromosome 15, T2T-MMU8v2.0, whole genome shotgun sequence DNA region contains:
- the ZNF883 gene encoding zinc finger protein 883, which produces MESEKIYMRANPYLCTECGKGYTCVASLTQHQKTHIGEKPYECKICGKSFTRNTNLIQHQRIHTGEKPYECNECGKTFSQSTNLIQHQRVHTGEKPYECNECEKAFSHRSSLRNHERIHTGEKPYPCNECGKAFSHISALTQHHRIHTGKKPYECTECGKTFSRSTHLIEHQGIHSEEKSYQCKECRKVFCHSTSLIRHQRIHTGEKPYECNECGKAFSHTPAFIQHQRIHTGEKPYECNACGKAFNRSAHLTEHQRTHTGEKPYVCKECRKTFSRRTHLTEHIKIHSGMKPYQCNECQKPFCYRTSLIRHQRMHTGEKPYQCNECGKSFSLSSALTKHKQIHTRERPYQCNKCGDVFCHSTSLIRHQRTHFRKETLAE; this is translated from the coding sequence atggaatctgagaaaatttaTATGAGAGCGAACCCATACCTCTGTACTGAATGTGGGAAAGGCTACACTTGTGTTGCATCCCTGACCCAGCATCAGAAAACACATAttggagagaaaccttatgagTGTAAAATATGTGGTAAGTCCTTTACCCGGAACACTAATCTTATTCAACATCAAAGAatacatactggagagaaaccttatgaatgcAATGAATGTGGGAAAACTTTTAGTCAGAGCACTAATCTTATTCAGCATCAAAGAGTCCATACTGGGGAGAAACCTTATGAGTGTAATGAATGTGAAAAAGCCTTTAGTCATAGGTCATCCCTTAGAAATCATGAGAGAAtccatactggagaaaaaccctatccttgtaatgaatgtgggaaagctttcagCCATATCTCTGCCCTTACTCAACATCATAGAATTCATACTGGAAAGAAACCATATGAATGTACTGAATGTGGAAAAACCTTCAGCCGCAGCACACACCTAATTGAACATCAGGGAATTCATTCTGAGGAAAAATCCTACCAGTGTAAGGAATGTCGGAAGGTTTTTTGCCACAGTACATCACTAATCCGACATCAGAGAatccacacaggagagaaaccatatgaatgtaatgaatgtgggaaagctttcagCCACACCCCAGCCTTCATTCAACatcaaagaattcatactggagaaaaaccctatgagtGTAATGCATGTGGAAAGGCCTTCAATCGGAGTGCACATCTTACTGAACACCAGagaactcatactggagagaagccttatgTTTGTAAAGAATGTAGAAAAACCTTCAGTCGAAGGACACACCTTACTGAACATATAAAAATTCATTCTGGCATGAAACCCTATCAATGTAATGAATGTCAGAAACCGTTTTGCTATAGAACCTCACTAATTCGACATCAGAGGATgcatacaggagagaaaccctaccAATGTAATGAGTGTGGGAAATCCTTCAGCTTAAGCTCAGCTCTGACTAAACATAAGCAAATACATACAAGGGAGAGACCTTATCAATGTAATAAGTGTGGTGATGTCTTTTGTCATAGTACATCCTTAATTCGACATCAGAGAACTCATTTCAGAAAGGAAACCTTAGCCGAGTAA